TCATCTCTAATTAGATGGTAAAACCTTTAAGTGACCCAGAGCACAGGTTAATGAAAAACCTTCATACTCCATCTTCTAGAATAAATAATGCATGAACCATTATGACTAACAAATGCAATTTGATTTGCTCAGTACCTTGTTCTTCGTGAAGTTCCTCCTTATCACTTTACAATGCTAGCTCTCCTTTATTCAGTTAATTTTGTTTGATTACAAGAGAACATAGGAAACCACTTTTTTCTTAATCACTATTGTCTTTCTGGGTGTCATCTCTCATTGACTATGATACTACAACATGTTCAACATGCAATAACTGCTTTTACTCCTCATAGTAATTCTGAAAATTAAGCTTATTTTCAGAAGACAGGTTTAGTGGGCTTTACAGTCAGCCCAGATATGCAAGCCTACTACTTGGGAAACCAAGAAGTATgattataaattcaaggccagctgagaCAACTTAATATCTTatgtcaaaataaaaaaggactaGGGCTATAGCTCAGTCACAGAGCCCTTTCCTAGTGTTCTTGAGGCTGTGAGTTCAATCCCCTGTGCCGTCTCCCCAGTGTTGTGGTTGCTTTGCTCATTGCTCTGACAAGCACAAGTTAAGGACAAAAAGTTTATTTGTGATCAGTTAGAGTGTACAGTCTGTCGTGGTCTGGAAGCCATAGTGAAGGAGCGTGAGGCAGctactcctctcccctccctagacagagagcagagatcaATGCTGCTGCTCATCTCTTCTTCTTAGGCAGCCTGGGACCCCAGCCCTTGAGCCGGTGCTGCCACTTTCAGCTGAGACTTAACCCCTCAGCTTCTGGAAACATCCTCACAGACTCACCCAGAGGTGTGTGTCCGTACTGATTTTACATCCAGTCAGGCTGACAATAAAGATCACAcaaacagccaggtgtggtggcacatgtctataataccagcactcggaggcagaggcagaccaatcactgtgaactcaaggccagcctggtaggagtccaggacagggagagttacacagagaaaccctgtctggaaaagcagaaagaaagaaaaaaatcacacaaacaaaacagatttaCAGGGGTAACCCTTGGCACCTCCCTGGGGGCTTTTGGAAAGAGGGTGGACAAGGGTAGGTCTCTAATTAGAAGACTTGACTGGCGAGTAGAGGAGTCTCTCTGTGGGTGGAGACCATGGATAGAATGGCTGTTATAATGCTGTACTCTGTGTGGAGACCTGAACCTGGAGATGCAGCAAGGAAACAATGCCACATCAGAGATTCTAAACCTTCTGTCTTTAACAAGAAATACATCCAAGGAGCATAAAGAACAAGCTCCAGCCACTACAGCGTTGCCCACATTCCCAATCTTCTTGTGGAGGTCACTGCAGGGGAAAGGCAACACCACGCTATGGCTGTCAAGGAGTAAAACCTTTCACTGGGTAAAAGACACAAATTCAGAACAGGGCTGTTGGCATAACCGatttgtggaatgtatacaatttaccctcgttcattcaaatgctgatttctctaccccactacctGGTtacaatctggacattgcattgtgatgcttctCCTAAGCATCACCTggctcaagtttgtgtaaacatgccaccatttgttctctgtaatttcaataaagCAACCAGCCTATGCTGAGCGATGGAGAGAACAGgtcctggtccggaggggaggagaaagaagtgagtgggaggagtcagagaggagagatagggaagagaggacttggaaccatgaggagagatgaatcagacctcagaaatgactaaaaaaaaaaaaaaaggataatgtgggaaatctgaatgggaggaaactatgcaggcttggaggtttaggatggagtaactattgcccagcactgtgctcgaggttaattaaataaatcctagtctctgtgtggtgatttgggtatacagctggtttaggattaactactgtttaactaaaagataactCAATGTTAAACTTTAACCTTCAACAACACTGGGCCATCACCCTTGCCAACATTTTTCAGCATAACCCACAGGTTCTATTGGTTTTACCTTCTCACATTAATCCTCATCTCCAGCTTCATTGACACTGGTATCTTCAAAGTTTCTTGACTTCCTGAGGCAATGTTAAGTTTCTTCCGTTTGTCTTCCTAGCACATTTTGTGTATAAGCTCATTGTCAGACTTCATAAATATTCACATTTGGTTGGAATAAACCTTCTTAGTAAGGGACTAATGAATAAACCTTAGTcccttcttaaccactgaatgaTGAAAGAAAGTACTTCTTTAGAAAGTAATGTTGGACTGGGGGTATACTTCAATGGTACACTCCATACTTTTCCAatacaaggccctggattccattCCTGCACTAAGACCAGCggataaagaaataaatacaaacatattGTTTCTCTAGCATCTACCATATAGTAAGGCTCAATGAGGGTTTGAGAAAAGACTACATCAGTTCTATTGGACCTAACAGGCCACATGCTAGATTCACTGCATTATCAATCAAGCATTTGGATAGAAAGATGAGAAAGTCTCTGTTTTGGAGCTCAGTTAACAAGGAgctatataaagaattaaaacccTGGGGCTAAATAGTGGCACTCATATGTTGGCAGTAACTAACAGCTACCTAGTTAGACTTACAGTCTGTGCAGAACGAGGGAAATAGTGCCTGGTACTTGAAATCTAACCAGTGAGGAATTTGTGAGGTCATGGGTCTTAATGAGAACCTACTATCACTACTTGACTAAATTCAATCCTATTTGCATTCTGAATACTTCTCCATATACCCACATATAAACATAGCTTCCAATCCTCACCAAAGAAGCTTATCTTCAAAAcagagatcattacagaaaagCACAACTAGTCAGAATACAGGGAATCGCTGATATGGTATTCCCAGCCACATGGATATATTTACAACACAACTTCTTCATCTACGGCTGGGAAACACTGCAAAAGAagagattataagagccagagacttagaagtctgctgtgagaatGTGTCTCatagaaatgacagggaagctacACTTATGATacctcaacaacatggctgcctaactGAACAATGCCAATACCATTAGACATGTggacacagaaggaaaaaatctCATGGGGAACCACccagacaaagaactataggcagctAAGGTATGCAGAGAATGGAAAAATAGTCTTCCCTCGGGAAGGAGGTCCCTAATTGATGGTCCCAAGTGGTCAGCCTGGAAACCATGTACATGTAAGCAACACTGAAAGGACTTAGCAGGtcgtatttatgtatttatgcatatatgtgtctGTGGTCACACTAAGTCAAGACGTTTTAGAGGGAGTAGAGGAGTACAGGAGGGGTTGGAGGAATAGGGGAATAGGAGAAAATCAtgcaattacattttaattttaaaaagttaaataaaaagagagagagagaattctggggctgcagtgatggctcagtggctgagtgTGTACTGCTCCTGGAGAacacctgagtttggttcctgtcacccacatcaggtggctgaCATTCACCTGTGACTCtggcacacatccacacatgacATAGAGTACACCGGGCATGCACACAGCACATAgacatatacacaggcaaaacacccatataaattaaaagagcaggccaaggtggtgcacacctgtaatcccagcactctgggaagcagaggaagttggacctctgtgagttcgaggccagcctggcctacaaattgagtaccaggacagctaaggctacacagagaaaccctgtttgggaagaaggaggaggaagaggagaagtggaggggggaagaggaggaggagtcaggaggaggaagaggaagaacaacaacaacaactaactTAGAGCTTGAGAAATCAAGAAATTCTAAACCTGTAGTCAAACACTCAAACATGACTGCATCCAGACAGTTAAATATTAGAATCACAAGCCTGGAGAGGTAGTGCaggcctgtactcccagcactcctgggaggcagaggccagaggatctgtgtgagttcaaggtcagcctgatctacaaagcaagtccaggatagccactatcttggaaaaacaaaatttaGACTCACTCAAGGAACTTCAAAGACAAACCAAAAGCCAAGCTTCAACCCAAACTAATCAAGGTTTCTAGATGTAGGGCCCTACTAGGAGGTATAGCTTTAAATCTCTTAAAAAGTGCAatatactgataggggaggtcctcctctccttccttctgatcttaatctatcacatcacatcaggagtggctgcattgtcatcttctgtggcctggtaaggctgctcccccctcagggggaggtgatcaaagagcaggtcaatcagattatgtcagaggcagtccctcttcccagtactatgtaacccacttggacactaaactggggaggggcatgcgtgaagaagggggagggaagataggaccgaaggggaggagagagggactatggggggatacaaagtgaatgaagtgtaattaataaaataaaattttaaaaaatgcaagaaaaacaaaaaacaatccatCTATTTCTtacttcctaaaaaaaaaaaaaaaaaacagagaggtcAACCACCAACCTATCTTAGGGAGGACAAGATATGAGCCAGAATATTGTGGCTTGTTTAGTATTGGAACTTTTAGTGGAGGAGGAAGctcctgaagagtttaagttagcttgaatataactccattttgaaataaaggggacctgaattcaggcaccaggaaatatcacaaaatgtgcacatggcagaaaacaaagttaactctcctagcaacagcctccaagaAATATCagagaataaatgcttcatagaaaatagagataaactccctggcaataaccaatgggaatcggttggaaATCAGGttggaaaattctccccaatgtttgagatatggtttagaaaaatagccattgtgattatatgccttagccactGTGATTGTATACcccagaaaaggtcaccccgccctgctaaacttcacccattctgtaacaccaaggcttgtgcccccctgcttgctgtcatggaaacctcctgctcacagactttccctttaaaaaccctgtttactcagagctcagggtcccacttgggtcccaagttcgatccctctcataataaagctctcttgctattgcatggAGTCATCTCCtgatggtctctgagggtcccatgaacctggcattacactcCCACTCACATTCAGCCAACAGGAGTCACTATGTACTAATTTTGATTGTTGCAATGGAATccgtccaggcatggtggcgcagcctttaatcccagcaacgaagaggcagatctctatgagttcaaggtcagcctggactacacagaagGATTCTAGGACAGCTGAAGTTACACAGTAAGACCCCTTCTCTGCCATGTTAAGAATTTATGCAAGATAACACAGAATAGTAGACCGAATCGTACTAAAACTCGGTCCTCGGGAATTTTATTTACATTCCTTCCTTTCTCaaagaaagaacactagaaggtgtgctttaaaaattgttaaagacttcgaaaacaaaaacaagtgcaGTTCCAAACAAAAGGAATCCCCAAATCAGTGCTCCCTGCAATCGGGGAAGCCGGTGATAAActcatgcacacctttaatcccagcactctgccacgaggcagaagcaggaggatctcggTGGGTTCCGTGGCAGCCTGGACTGAAACAGCGAGGCCCtagctttaaaaacaaatcaagccACGGCCCCACACCTCCCCAAGAAAAAGCACAATACTAAAAAAAGAACACGAAAGACAAGGGGAGCGCAGCGAACCAACAACGCAAGGACCTCCCAGGGACCGTGGTTGGGGTCGGGCAACGATTTACGGCCTCTGTCGGTGATGCCTCACGACGCCTGCCGTAAAGCCCGCCTGTGGCGCATGCGCAGCGCACGCACAACGCCTCTCAGCTTTTCGGAATCCGAACGCGGTCGTTGCTGAATAGTCTCCATTCCGCTGGTCGGTCGGCACCATGGTGAAGCTGAGCAAAGAAGCCAAACAGAGGCTGCAGCAGCTCTTTAAGGGCGGCCAGTTTGCCATCCGCTGGGGCTTTATTCCTCTCGTGATTTACCTGGGTCAGTGGTTGAAGAACTTGGGAGGAGCTCGGGGCTGGGCTTGTTGGGTCTGTGAATCTTGGGGTTTTGGTCTTCTGGGGCGGGGCAGATAAACAGGGTCGCCGTGGTGTCCACGTGTTTTGAGGCTGTCTAGCCGGGCTGGAGAACCGAACTTCGAGTTACTTCTTTTAGCTTTTGGCCAGTATTTAGCCAGTCACACAGACCGTCATATTCCATTCTTATATCTGTAAAATAAAAGCTAGACTTTTCAAGATTGATTTTAGAATTATATGGCCCCTAAAGAAAGATTAATCCCTATTTGGCTTTCAGAGCGTTTCTCCTGCTGTAGGTTGGCCTAAGTGAAAAGATGCTAGGTCAGGTTAAAAGTCACCCCCTTGAAGCGTGATTGTGACAGTAGTTGGACGCCTAAGCTTTCTTAATTGTATAATGAATTTTCCCAAACGTTACTGACCTCATTTTTCAAGGAAGGAAAGTCATACCTTTCTTGCCCAAATGTccatgcaaatattttctccaggCCTGCACACTAAATCCCGTTCCTGGTTGagtacttttttcatttttaatcttaattgcCTTATTCAGTCAATAACGTAAAAGGGAATCCGCATAGGATTTTAGCTCCAGCTCTCTGGGCTGGAATACGTATTTTGACTTTTCAGAGTCCTCATTTCACATGTTAAATCAGGGCTCTCGAAAGGTGCCGCTTCCCATTTGTTTTAGATGACTTAAGATAAAATGTGTTCATTCACGGTCCTGACAGAGCCCTTTAGGTTGGGCATTCTCCAGGCAGCTGTACTTGTGAACTGTGATAGCCTGGATATTTTAATaagtcttaaatattttatttatttattattattgttgttgagacagtgcctcatgtagctcaggccaaccttgaactcctgattcttttttctgcctttcaaatgcttaaattacaggcctgcaccatcacATCCCGCTCTATCctctattttgaaagaaaaaaaaaaaaaaactcagtgacTTTATTTAGTGTTAGAATAAAGAAAGTAATTGTGAGAGCTTACtctttttttacttgttttgagaAGAGGGGGATTTCTCTCtgtggagctctggctgtcctggaatcactagGTAGGGCAGGCTAGCATTGTGCAGAAATCTGCCTACtgcctgagcgctgggattaaaggcatgtgccaccacaccctgctgacaGTTTATGGgccttgtttgttttggttttggtgtttggttttacaagacagggtttctctgtgtagccttggctctcctggacttcctttgtagaccaggctggcctttagttcagagagatctacctgcctgagtgctggaattaaggtgtgcaccaccgtttACTTTAATAGGCTCTATTGTCCATACAATTCTTTGCAGCCCCTCCattttcatagtctctgtagGGGAGGCTGGCTGAACTTGCAgccctgcttcagtctctggtaaaattggaattacaggtgcacTGGACTCTTCTCCTTTGTCAATttatctttctcctctcccccctcccccaagattAGGCCCTTCCATGAAGCCTAGGCTGCCTTGCCTGTAATCTCAAGCTCCTCCTGTCTTCCACTTTTGGCTTATGAGTGTGCACAGCTCTGTATAGATTGGGATTCTGTTTAGCTGGAAGCTGTAGCAACTTGTCAGAATCTTCAGTCTGAGGCCGGGTGATGCACGTTGGTTCCTTTTCTAAGACTTGTCATTCAGGCCAAGGTTGATGTTACCAGGGCTGCCCTTCCAGTGCTTCTCCTTATTTATCGAGGTCTGTCCCCATACACTGATAGGAAGTTGGATTCCATGCTTAAGCTAGTTCCCAGGTTCTACATCTGTCTTCTCTCACTGAAACCTGAAACTGCAGATTATCTTATGTATGTCCAGTTTATTATTAGTATTGgtacttttgagacaggtcttttcTATTACatagctctcctggaactcactgtgtagaccaggctggcctggaactcacagagatcttcctgcctctgtctccagagtgctgggattaaaggtaagtGTTATCATGCCCAGCTGTAATTTATTTTCAAGCATGTTTTAGTGCTTCATAAAGGGATAGCATTAGAGAATataacagaaaagaatctatctggACAGTTACCAATAaaaaggctttttgttgttgttgtttgcttgtaattgagacagggtctcactgtgttgcctgGCTATGAGAAGCAACCTGgtctgtgattaaaggcatgtgccactacacccagcacaataggtctttgttttgtttttggagacagggtttcttggtgtagccttggctggcggggaactcactgtagaccaggctggcctcaaactcacagaggccacctgtctctgcctccccaatactggcatgaaaggtgtgtgccaccactaatTGGAAAATAGGTTTCTGTAGTTTCTTGCTTTTCTGTAGCCCTTAGCGTATCTCTAATGACTCTATTCTGCATTATCTTTTGAAGATGTTCATAAACCAATTAGCCTTGGAAAATAGTACCTCTCTCCAGAGACATAGTTACAGCCTGTTATAAGAGGTTCTGGTTCCCAAACTCAGGGGTCCTGTCTGAGGCCAGGTGCTGTCTGACCTCTTTGCTTGGGCTTCCCATTAGGTCTTACCAAACTTGGGATATTACCATGGACACCCAAGTGCTGGTCACCATACTCAGCACCTCACAGGTTTTGACATTCTTAATTTTAACCAGTTATTCAGGAAATTAATACATCATCAACTGAATTTAAATTCTGTTTAAATAgtgaaggttttttttatttgtaattagaATACATTGTAAATAGGTAGATAAAAATAGTAAATGGTTTCTCTCCCCTTTTCTATCGTGAGTCTTTATTAAAGAGAGTAGTTTGAGGAGAATAAAGAAGATATCTTCAATTATACTTTCAAAAAAGATGTGATCTTCCTTCATATTTAAGCTCTTCATAGTTTCCCAGTATGGCTTGGGACTTGCGCTAGTCTTGGGGAGTGACTGAATGGAAAGTAAGGTATGGGGAGTGACTGAATGGAAAGTAAGGTATGGTAAGATTGACTCtgttgggcacagtggtgcacgcctgtcataggactgggaggctgaggcaggcaaatctttgtgagtttgaagccagcctggtctacaaagtgagtacaggacgaccaaggctacacagaaaccctgtctcaaattaaaaaaaaaaaaagattaactgTGCTGATGACACAGTAGAAACAACTGTCCTTTGGGCCGAGTGGCCCAGGTTGCTGCTCCAAAATCTAGTGAAAACGAGGAACTTTCAGCAGCCCAGGTCAGCTGAGACAGCTGTCCCAGACTGGATTGAAGGAGATTTGATTGTAAACTTTTTGTCTGCTGTGCttgtaattgttttatttgaaacttttttttttccttcaggctTTACGAGGGGTGCAGATCCTGGAATGCCTGAACCATCAGTGTTAAGGTAATACTCTTGAAAACCAACATTGGAGGGCAGATGTTCATATGTCAATTGGTTTTGAATCCTTGGGAAGCAGAACCCATAACTTCACCAGTCATAATCTTGGGTTGTTGGAAAAAAATTGTGGACTAGTCTAGCTTGTGTTAACTACTGTGTATCtgctttgctttcttccctccACTTCAGAATCATTATTTACTATGCTAGTGTCatgatacacatttttaaaagaaaataattaattatGCCATGAAAGTATAACCTTTTCTATCATATCCTAACAGGATACATAGAATATTGGTCTTTTCACCTAAAATTAGAAGTGATAATCCCATATATTTTCCACTTGTCAATTACTTGGGTTTTTCTGTATTCTTCATAACAATATAATATTAAAAGCTTTAAGATTATTACTatattaaagtgtaattaaaaataaaatttaaaaattattactattactaatTTGTATTAGTATTTtccttgtatgtatgtgcactgtgtaTGTGCCTGATgagcatggaggccagaaaagggtatcagattctgtagaactggaattacagatagttgttaATTTCTAGATGTaactgctgggaattgaattctggttctctggaagagcagccagtgctgttcaTTGCTGAGTTCTCTCTTCAGCTCCCCAAGCATTTTAATGCACATaactttattgattttatttctgtaTGAGATTAGTAAATTGAAGTATATGAATACATATCGCTTCAAGAATGCAGTGTCACATTTGTTACCCAGACATATTCTTATTGCTATTACATAAactgcttgaaaatttcatgcacACAGTTTACATAttaacatgtgtgtgtatgtatatacatacatatgtgtgtgtgtttattattaGTCACCTTCCTATTGTAACAAATTAGTTTATAAGGAGGAAAGGTttacttggctcacagtttcagaggcctTAGGCTATGGTTGCCTCTGCCTGTTGCTTTGATCCTAGTGACACAGTCCATGGCTGCGGTAGGAGTGAAAGGATGCCCGTCGCCTCCTGGTGGTGGGGAAGCCAAAAGAGCACAGGCTGAGTCTGCATGTCCCACTCAGGGACATGCCCCATGGTCCAACTCCTCCCATAagactttgctttttatttatttatttttttaagatttatttattatttatacaacattctgttgataaaccagatcttactatagatggttgtaagccacatgtagttgctgggaattgaactgaggacctttggaagaacagtgagtgttcttaacctctgagccatctctccagcccaagacttTGCTTTATAAAGATTCTATCATTCTCCAGTATTTCTTACAGGCCGGTCATTAGAGCTTTAGTATTTGAGCTTTTGAGCacattgaacttttaaaatgttgcAACTTGTGAAAACGTGTATAAATGGTGTAGAAATATTCTTGTAAAAGCAGAGTCTCAAAAGGTAGGGTCTCCAGTCATAGCGGCCATTTCAGCTGTGTTTCAGACACTCATTGTTATCCTAACATCCTTCATTTGATACACCGGGTATTCAGTTTCTTCAAACCTTCCTCCGAGTCACTTCTTTTTAACGAATGGACAGAAAATACAGATTGGGTATTTTGTGCTTGAAGTGTTCATACTAGAAGTACTTCCgattcaatttttctttcttttttggaatGCTGGGGGatttgaacccaaggccttgtgcatgtcaggcaagcattctgccagtAAGAGGTACTATACCCCAACCAATCCCTCTcatttcaaattttcaaattAGGTGTGGGTAGTTTGCAGTGATATCACTCATACTCACCTCAACAGGCCAGTTATTTTAGGTGGTTTGTACATTTTGCTGCAGTTACCACGTCAGTGCCTCCAGAGCAGAGTTGGTAGGTAGTAGACCATCTCCAAATCCTGTATAGCCTTTGCACAGGGTTGCATAGCCTGCTGCAAGTTATCTTACCAACATTTCCTCTGCTTTGTGATACAATTTTTTCCCATTCCTCTACTGTGGTCTCTTTTTCAGAAGAGATTTTGCTTTCAGAGTTTCCACTCTGTGTGCCCTCAATATGCCCAGTGTACAGTTAAAGTGTTCCTGTTAAAATTCTTCATAGATggtcttcatttttgttgttgttatttttcaggACAATTTCGCTGTgtctccttggctgtcctgtaactcagagatccacctgcctctgcctctccctctccagcactgagattaAGGGGTGCATCACCCTCACCCAGctgctcttttttatttcctcattttattcttttctttggtCTGTTATGACACCACTTCTCTTttatgtgtggatttatttttttggatgggGTTACGGGGTGTTGGCAAGGCTTATATGTATCCTAAGATGGCCTTGAAcgcagcctcctgagtgctaggaacaCAGGAATGCATTTCATGGAATGGTTGCTTAAAATTCCCTTCATGGCATGGCTTCCCAttaagttcttttcttttttttttctttctttctttttttttttttggtagcccTGGTTCCTTGAACTATGACTTTCTATTTTTGTGACATAGGAGTAAGGTAGTATGTCTGCTCTTTGTTGGCTCAGTGATTGTAAGCCAGTAACTTTTTTTCTCTGATTCAGTTGTCTCTGAGGcttgctgcctctgtctgctaacctatgcctagtcctggaagcttctagcctctgtacaatctaacctaggtctagaatgtttccaacctctgagaattactgttgaataaactcaccctttttttattctttctgagctcatggctagctggttcaattcagctgttctggctcaaactctccTCCCAGCTGGCTTATTCTCTGTCCAAAaactgctctgcttggcctcaaactaactcaggcagtctgctctaatctcctggctccttcagtcttcacctgagttctctctttACAACCCATCTGTCTTACTGTCACAGGAGaactgcctccttcctctctctgcattaccctttcctttctcttctcttgaaAAGAGAATAGGGCGTACCCTATTCTgacaagtctttctctgattcgtcacctTTCCTACCTCAcaattaggcatcactttcaaacttgggtgtttccttctacaaactaactttactgtcattgtttgggattaaaggagtgtaccaccacacctggacctaagcttttatATTTACCTAGTACTTGCTCtatagcaggctggccttgaactcagatctgcttgcttctgtctcctggattaaagactTGTTtatattctagccagatcacacagacctagaaggtgaTCTCTTGCcggaacagccatgttctgaattaacattcctctacagttATCTCTTTAGAGAAACATTCATTTAAGACACATTATTATAGAAGTCACTACTGTACcaatctttgaatatttttttaaatactgcaAGGTATCAAGAATGTTTCCTCAAGAGGCCCTTGAGCCTTCAAAGCTATGATTTCTCTTTATGGTTTGGGTATAATACCTCCTAAATTAGGTTACCATGAGAATTTAATAATGTATTATGTAAGTATTAGCAGCACTTACCAGGTGATTTTGACCAATAaacttttgctgttgtttgttctttggagacagggtttctctacatagctgtggctgtcctgaaattgactatgtaga
This Meriones unguiculatus strain TT.TT164.6M chromosome 21, Bangor_MerUng_6.1, whole genome shotgun sequence DNA region includes the following protein-coding sequences:
- the Tomm7 gene encoding mitochondrial import receptor subunit TOM7 homolog isoform X2 — translated: MVKLSKEAKQRLQQLFKGGQFAIRWGFIPLVIYLGFTRGADPGMPEPSVLSLLWG
- the Tomm7 gene encoding mitochondrial import receptor subunit TOM7 homolog isoform X1 gives rise to the protein MVKLSKEAKQRLQQLFKGGQFAIRWGFIPLVIYLGFTRGADPGMPEPSVLRVSLHSCGCPEIDYVDKAGLELRDLPASVLSAD